The Brachionichthys hirsutus isolate HB-005 chromosome 8, CSIRO-AGI_Bhir_v1, whole genome shotgun sequence genome contains a region encoding:
- the ndrg3a gene encoding protein NDRG3a, with the protein MSAVLDLDQIACSGNGVEHDIETPHGVLHVTMRGVPKGNRPVILTYHDIGLNHKSCFNTLFNYEDMLEITQHFAVVHVDAPGQQEGAPPFPSSYRYPTVDELAEMLPSVMTRLKVNSVIGIGVGAGAYILSRFALNNPALVEGLVLINVDPCAEGWIDWAASKLSGWTSNLVDIIMAHHFSTDELTDNQELIQTYRLHVAQDINQDNLALFCGSYQYRRDLEIERPIVGLNEHTVNTLTCPALLVVGDTSPAVEAVVECNSRLNPTKTTLLKMADCGGLPQVVQPGKLAEAFKYFVQGMGYIPSAGMTRLARSRTTSSSSVASMDSSRSRNNLNSLLGGSAGGTLDNQAGPQTMEVSC; encoded by the exons ATGTCAGCTGTTCTGGACCTGGACCAGATTGCATGCTCTGGGAATGGAGTG GAGCATGACATCGAGACTCCCCACGGCGTTCTTCACGTGACGATGAGGGGCGTTCCCAAGGGCAACAGACCCGTCATCCTCACCTATCATGACATCGGCCTCAACC ACAAGTCGTGCTTCAACACCCTGTTCAACTacgaggacatgctggagatcACGCAGCACTTCGCCGTGGTCCACGTGGACGCCCCCGGCCAGCAGGAGGGCGCGCCTCCTTTTCCAAGCAG TTATCGCTACCCGACCGTGGACGAGTTGGCCGAAATGCTGCCCTCCGTCATGACTCGGCTCAA GGTCAACAGCGTGATCGGCATCGGCGTGGGAGCAGGAGCGTACATCCTCTCCCGCTTCGCT CTGAATAACCCCGCCCTGGTCGAGGGGCTGGTTCTGATCAACGTCGACCCGTGCGCCGAAGGCTGGATCGACTGGGCAGCTTCAAAG CTGTCTGGATGGACCAGTAATCTGGTGGATATCATCATGGCTCACCACTTCAGCACC GACGAGCTGACGGACAACCAGGAGCTGATCCAGACCTACCGCCTCCACGTCGCCCAAGACATCAACCAGGACAACCTGGCCCTCTTCTGCGGCTCCTACCAATA CCGTCGGGACCTGGAGATCGAGAGGCCAATTGTGGGTCTGAATGAGCACACGGTCAACACCCTGAC CTGCCCGGCGCTGCTGGTGGTTGGCGACACGTCGCCGGCCGTGGAGGCAGTG GTGGAGTGCAATTCCAGGTTAAATCCCACCAAGACCACACTGCTAAAG ATGGCTGATTGTGGAGGCTTGCCCCAAGTTGTGCAG CCCGGGAAGCTTGCAGAGGCCTTCAAGTATTTTGTTCAGGGAATGGGCTACA TCCCGTCAGCAGGAATGACTCGTCTGGCTCGCTCGCGCACCACCTCCTCATCGAGCGTCGCCTCCATGGACAGCAGCCGCAGCCGCAACAACCTCAACAGCCTGCTGGGGGGCAGCGCCGGCGGGACCCTGGACAACCAGGCCGGACCCCAGACCATGGAGGTCTCCTGCTAA
- the phf20a gene encoding LOW QUALITY PROTEIN: PHD finger protein 20 (The sequence of the model RefSeq protein was modified relative to this genomic sequence to represent the inferred CDS: inserted 2 bases in 2 codons) has translation MSKTPPTRRGITFEVGAQLEARDNLKNWYVANVEKVDYETEKVLVHYRQWSHRYDEWFDWTSPYLRAVERVQLRRRRLQDDSPVPGFHVNEKVLASWSDCRFYPAKVISVDDDASYTVKFYDGVIQKVKGIHVKPFIKKRGGGRFRSSERNMVRRVPNRRGRRPHENGGPKNKRARRSTSDREEDTNSEDEDVMVNGKNRRTNGEVGPAPAIKREEGTSYHSDQNEPGDAEKGTALSNGMKVEEEDEETRQTNGAMEEELGQSGTKPYTKPFTELPARTELLSVTMTTTGSNGDMAQKSNVQSESARPAADVPPPQPVKPVRKQGFHNPNRFSREPLYRVIKNQPPPVLSINLDHNPFKCGAAGCTKSFRKAKLLHYHMKYYHGEEQALEGXRSPPRSVHTRASEKHGTAAGPGGPRRRRTVSASLHSAGAAAASRSEMKAPGRRTSAPPVINPQGHHQRALLREKSKENQLDRNGCQQQDKDSDKSCFAIGSVKDKLKEKPKQKDFLRIKLKKRKKKKKAMSDHTGSEETIDVSVLGLPSKLNLPFNPPXTHNHKPEAYPCRPGYSYSGQIQVDDEDSLSDWSTDSCGWSDDDFGADLDFATPPMSVDSGAVDTSDQEMVRCICEVEEENDFMIQCEDCLCWQHGTCMGLLEDNVPDRYSCYICRDPPGRRRSLRYWYDREWLSNGHMYGMSFLEENYSHQNAKKISTTHQLLGDVHHLVEVLNGLQLKMSVLRSNAHPDLQLWREPWKDFETSRTGSESHRGSDAVPSPATPDEDMSRGEILMSNALEKLSRAAAATTPSSSCSSSPFPSFRDSYIISEHCYQKPWAYYPAVEQRLVVETRQGSELEDSMRSTEELLEREQRYGSLLETEKPKSRDPTNKALVGSSWFQTETREGKGRGPGEDSRQHQQRRLNLLDHIDAVQDEVSHRMDFIEREVDVLESFLDYTGELEPPEPLARLPQLKHRMKLLLTQLGKVQQIALQSST, from the exons ATGAGTAAGACGCCCCCCACCAGAAGAGGAATTACATTTGAGGTGGGAGCTCAGCTTGAGGCCAGAGACAACCTCAAAAATTG GTATGTTGCCAACGTAGAGAAAGTTGACTACGAGACTGAAAAGGTTCTGGTCCATTACCGCCAGTGGAGCCACCGGTACGACGAGTGGTTCGACTGGACGAGTCCCTACCTGAGAGCCGTGGAACGGGTTCAGCTGAGGCGGCGACGCCTGCAGGACGACTCACCTGTACCT GGCTTTCACGTGAACGAGAAAGTCCTCGCGAGCTGGTCCGACTGCCGTTTCTACCCCGCTAAGGTCATTTCTGTCGACGACGATG catccTATACTGTGAAGTTTTACGATGGCGTCATCCAGAAAGTGAAGGGAATACACGTGAAGCCTTTTATTAAAAAG AGGGGTGGAGGGAGATTCCGGTCCTCCGAAAGGAATATGGTGAGGAGGGTCCCAAACCGCAGAGGCAGGAGGCCCCACGAGAACGGAGGCCCCAAGAATAAGCGAGCCAGACGTAGCACCTCCGACCGGGAGGAGGACACCAACAGCGAGGACGAAGACGTAATGGTGAACGGGAAGAACCGGCGAACGAACGGCGAGGTGGGGCCCGCTCCCGCCATCAAACGGGAAGAGGGAACGTCGTATCATTCGGACCAGAACGAGCCCGGGGACGCAGAAAAGGGGACGGCGCTCTCGAATGGAATGAAGGTGgaagaagaggacgaggagACGCGTCAAACAAACGGAGCGATGGAGGAAGAGCTGGGCCAGAGCGGAACAAAGCCATACACTAAGCCATTCACAGAGTTGCCTGCACGGACGGAGCTGCTGtctgtcaccatgacaaccacgGGATCCAATGGAGACATGGCGCAGAAGTCAAACGTCCAATCGGAAAGCGCTCGGCCTGCGGCGGACGTGCCGCCTCCCCAGCCTGTGAAAC CGGTCAGGAAGCAGGGCTTCCATAACCCGAACCGATTCAGCAGAGAACCGC tgtatCGCGTGATCAAAAATCAGCCCCCGCCCGTCCTGTCCATCAACCTGGACCACAACCCGTTTAAGTGCGGCGCCGCCGGCTGCACGAAGTCATTCCGTAAGGCCAAGCTGCTGCACTACCACATGAAATACTACCACGGCGAGGAGCAGGCGCTGGAGG GGCGCAGCCCCCCCAGGAGCGTCCACACCAGGGCGTCTGAGAAGCACGGTACCGCCGCCGGCCCGGGCGGCCCGAGGAGGAGGCGCACCGTCTCTGCCTCTCTGC ACTCGGCCGGCGCTGCCGCGGCGTCTCGTAGCGAGATGAAAGCTCCGGGCAGGCGCACGTCGGCGCCGCCCGTCATCAACCCCCAGGGTCACCATCAGAGGGCGCTGCTTCGGGAGAAGAGCAAGGAGAACCAGCTGGACCGGAACGGGTGCCAGCAGCAGGACAAAGACTCGGACAAGAGTTGCTTTGCCATcg GGTCGGTAAAAGATAAACTGAAGGAGAAGCCGAAACAGAAGGACTTCCTGCGCATTAAGctcaagaagaggaagaagaaaaagaaggccATGTCTG ACCACACAGGTAGTGAGGAGACTATTGACGTCTCAGTATTGGGTCTGCCATCCAAATTGAATTTGCCATTcaaccccc tcacacacaatCACAAGCCCGAGGCCTACCCCTGCAGGCCTGGATACAGCTACTCAGGGCAGATACAGGTGGATG ACGAGGACAGCCTCAGCGATTGGTCCACCGACAGCTGCGGGTGGAGCGACGACGACTTCGGGGCGGATCTGGACTTCGCCACGCCTCCCATGAGCGTGGACTCGGGGGCCGTGGATACGAGCGACCAAGAAATGGTGCGATGCATCTGCGAAGTGGAAGAGGAGAACGACTTCATGATTCAG tgTGAGGACTGTCTGTGCTGGCAGCACGGCACCTGCATGGGCCTGCTGGAAGACAACGTCCCAGACAGATACAGCTGCTACATCTGCAGAGACCCGCCGG GTCGGAGGCGGAGTCTGCGCTACTGGTACGACCGGGAGTGGCTCAGCAACGGCCACATGTACGGCATGTCCTTCCTGGAGGAGAACTACTCTCACCAGAACGCCAAGAAGATCAGCACCACCCACCAGCTGCTGGGCGACGTGCACCACCTGGTCGAGGTCCTGAACGGGCTGCAGCTCAAGATGAGCGTCCTGCG GAGCAACGCTCACCCCGACTTGCAGCTGTGGCGGGAGCCCTGGAAGGATTTCGAGACTTCGCGGACCGGCTCTGAATCTCATCGCGGCAGCGACGCGGTTCCGTCTCCTGCGACCCCCGACGAGGACATGAGCAGGGGGGAGATTTTAATGTCCAACGCGCTGGAGAAGCTGAGCCGGGCCGCCGCCGCTACTACTCCCTCTtcgtcctgctcttcctccccttTCCCGTCCTTCCGAGACTCGTACATCATCAGTGAACATTGCTACCAGAAGCCGTGGGCGTATTACCCCGCGGTGGAGCAGAGGCTCGTGGTGGAGACCCGGCAGGGCTCGGAGCTGGAGGACAGCATGAGGAGcacggaggagctgctggaacgGGAGCAGCGCTACGGAAGCCTGCTGGAGACGGAGAAGCCCAAATCGAGGGACCCCACTAACAAG GCTTTGGTGGGCAGCTCGTGGTTCCAGACGGAgacgagggaagggaagggacgGGGTCCAGGAGAGGACAGCAGGCAGCATCAGCAGAGGCGGCTCAACCTGCTGGATCACATCGACGCGGTGCAGGACGAGGTCTCGCACCGGATGGACTTTATCGAGAGGGAGGTGGACG TGCTGGAGAGTTTTCTGGACTACACCGGGGAGCTGGAGCCTCCCGAACCCCTGGCACGGCTGCCGCAGCTCAAACACCgcatgaagctgctgctgacgcAGCTGGGTAAGGTGCAGCAGATTGCCCTGCAGAGCTCCACATGA
- the LOC137898139 gene encoding inter-alpha-trypsin inhibitor heavy chain H3-like: MLCFGNNGRQSRRERAGVSNKAAEARLSRAGGVMLNEEQPERGIQNSPSATLNRLMAPPAVQNEALETKQASKEAKESENVAEKYSAMTVGKNSDTNVAELSSAFGAVPAHKPVKKVTIGISRASAPRSHSQSNRGSSKHRASTFKSVADVDGDPHFIIELPERDDALCFNINDKPGTIFNLVRDPKSGLVVNGQIIDKKKFHPDANVNTYFGRFGISHEKLGVRLEVSTEEITAFHDGKKFKLLWSDSTSIKEANLDLSLTRNCCLTVTLRHSVKFEVIRHTKVWKRRQVRQDYLGFYTLDSHHLSASVHGLLGQFYHGVEFEVTGQKDSNATMYVKQQILNVTRYWQKDFSRNVTDGEKIQCWFAGKNGTGLIDGRASDYIVSGLF; the protein is encoded by the exons ATGCTCTGCTTCGGCAACAATGGCCGCCAGTCGCGCAG AGAGCGAGCCGGCGTCTCCAACAAAGCAGCCGAGGCGCGTCTCAGCAGGGCCGGAGGAGTCATGCTCAATGAAGAGCAACCAGAGCGAGGCATTCAGAACAGTCCTTCAGCCACACTGAACAGGCTgatggcgccccctgctgttcaAAACGAGGCT CTGGAGACCAAACAGGCCAGCAAAGAGGCGAAAGAGAGCGAGAACGTGGCGGAGAAATACTCCGCTATGACTGTCGGCAAGAACAGCGACACGAACGTGGCGGAGCTGTCGTCCGCCTTCGGCGCCGTCCCCGCGCACAAGCCGGTCAAAAAG GTCACCATAG GTATCTCCCGAGCCAGTGCTCCCCGTTCACATAGCCAATCAAATA GAGGTTCTTCGAAGCACAGGGCTTCCACGTTCAAAAGTGTAGCAGATG TGGACGGAGATCCCCATTTCATCATAGAGCTGCCAGAGCGGGACGATGCTCTGTGCTTCAACATCAATGACAAACCTGGAACCATTTTCAATCTGGTCAGAGACCCAAAATCCG GTTTAGTGGTGAATGGCCAAATTATCGACAAGAAgaaatttcatccagatgcaAATGTCAACACTTACTTTGGCCGTTTTGGGATCAGCCATGAGAAGCTGGGGGTGAGGCTGGAGGTGAGCACTGAGGAAATCACTGCCTTTCATGATGGCAAGAAATTCAAGCTGCTCTGGTCGGACTCTACTTCTATCAAAGAAGCCAA CCTGGACTTGAGCCTGACTAGAAACTGCTGCCTGACGGTGACGCTGAGACACTCCGTTAAATTTGAGGTCATCAGACACACAAAGGTTTGGAAGAGACGCCAGGTCCGTCAGGACTACCTGGGATTCTACACTCTGGACAGCCACCATCTGTCTGCTTCAGTTCATGGCTTGCTCG GTCAGTTCTACCACGGGGTTGAGTTTGAGGTGACGGGTCAGAAGGACTCGAATGCAACGATGTATGTGAAGCAACAAATTCTCAACGTGACCAG ATACTGGCAGAAGGACTTCAGCAGAAATGTGACAGACGGGGAAAAGATTCAGTGCTGGTTTGCTGGTAAAAACGGAACCGGTCTGATCGATGGCAGAGCCTCAGACTACATCGTGTCGGGGCTTTTCTAG
- the sla2a gene encoding src-like-adapter 2, which translates to MGICPIRGQSNLTTLENPPESVPDRQDSVTVSLCDYPPFGRTELTVGIGEMLTILSDDGDFMSVRSTTTGREGCVPTNYTAKVKHGWLFTGVSRCRAMELLMQPDNQNGAFLIRESETNRDCLSLSVLWRTNSAYLDCVKHYRVSRLQNGWVYISGGLTFPSLRCLVEHYSECADGLCSRLTRPCFIRGLDNATESRPSPTTVRTPTVNWKDISRSMIFRKKRTQSGNSLVSEGLREAITSYLQMTEDDGDRWDV; encoded by the exons ATGGGGATTTGCCCCATCAGGGGTCAATCCAACCTGACAACCCTAGAAAATCCACCTGAGTCTGTCCCGG ACCGGCAGGACAGCGTCACCGTGTCCCTGTGCGACTACCCGCCCTTCGGCCGTACAGAATTGACCGTGGGCATCGGGGAAATGCTCACCATCCTGTCAGA CGACGGCGATTTTATGTCGGTGAGATCCACGACCACGGGCCGAGAGGGCTGCGTTCCCACCAACTACACCGCCAAGGTCAAACACGG GTGGCTGTTCACCGGTGTTAGCAGGTGCAGAGCGATGGAACTTCTTATGCAGCCCGACAACCAGAACGGAGCTTTCTTGATCCGAGAGTCCGAGACAAACAGAG ATTGtttgtccctgtctgtcctaTGGAGGACCAACTCAGCATACCTGGACTGTGTGAAGCACTACCGCGTCTCACGCCTCCAAAATGGCTGGGTCTACATATCTGGAGGACTCACCTTCCCATCCCTGCGCTGCCTGGTGGAACACTACTCGG AGTGTGCGGATGGATTGTGCAGTCGGCTCACCAGGCCCTGCTTCATCCGAGGTTTGGACAATGCCACAGAGAGCAGGCCTTCACCCACCACTGTAAGGACGCCTACCGTCAACTGGAAGGACATCAGCAG gtCCATGATCTTCAGGAAGAAGAGAACGCAGTCAGGGAACTCTCTGGTGAGCGAGGGGCTGAGGGAAGCCATCACCTCCTACCTCCAAATGACGGAGGACGACGGCGACCGCTGGGACGTTTGA